From the genome of Adlercreutzia equolifaciens DSM 19450:
GCTCCATCTGGGCGGGATCGAAATAGCGGCGCGGAAGAACGAGGCCGTTCACGAGCCCCGCCATGATTACGACACAGGCGGTCTGCCCCGCAAAATCCTCCGGCAGTCCCACGCGCACGCCGTCGCCGACGAAGCCGGGAGAGAGCACTCGGTCTTGAACGGCGTCGCACAGGGCTGGCGCTGTGGCCTGCTCGCCCGCATCTTTCGCGGCGGCGCGGAGCAGCGCTGCTCCCTGATCGTCGTCCGCGCCGACGGCAACGATAGCCGCATCGATCAGCGCGCTTCCCCTGAGGCCCGAAAGGCAGTCGACGATTTCGGCCGCTTCGGCCAAGGCGGTGGTGGCGCTTGCAGCCTGCTGGCGCAGCAGGGCGCTTTCAGGAGCATCGGCGAAGGCGACGCCTGCGCGGAGGCTTAAGGCGGCATCGCCCGAAGCGACGGCGTTCGCCAGGGCGCTTTGGGCCAAATAGTCGCCAAAGCCGCACCAGCTGCGCAGGGCGAGCGGGTCTTCTGGATCGGCGGCAAGGCGCAAAAGCGTAAAAGCGCGAGCGGCCCGGCAGGTATCGGCATGGCGCATATCGCCGCCGAGCGAGGGGCGGGACAGCGGGCTTGCGGCGATGCCCTCCGCCTGAAGCGCTTGGGCGATGCGCGCGGCCCATTGCCTGGTGGCGGCCGCCACGGCAATGTCTTGGGGTCGCGCCCCGTAAGAGAGGTGGTGGCTCACCAGCGAAACGACGCCTGTCAGTTCGCTCTTGGGGCGCTCGAAAGCCACCGCCTCGCAGCTTCCCTGGTCGGTGCAGGCGCAGGGCACCGGTCGCGCATCGAGGGCTTCGTCGGCAGCCAGGAGGTTGACCGCGTCGGTTACCACGCGGCTGAGATGGCTGTAGGCCAGGGTTTCGCGAACGGCGTTGGGGTTGGCGGCAACGAGCTCTTCGATGCCCGAGAAATGCGGGTAATCTTCCGAGCCGTGCGTGCGGGCGCACGGCTCGCTTGCGACAAGGAGCGCAGTGCGCGCAAGAAGACCCGCGAGGCATTGGGACGCGCGGCTGGCCATTTGGTAGTCGTCGACGAGAACGTAATCGCGGCGGAAGGCCTCCAGGTCATGGGCGAAGCGCTGGCCGTAATCGAAGGCCGCGCGGGGAAGCTCGCAGGCGAGGTAGGACTCTCGATGGCGCAAGGAGCCGACGAGCAGGCGAAAGACGCGCTCTTCCTGCTCGTCGTAGAACCAATCGCCGCTCATGGGCTCCAGGTCGGCCCAGCTGCGGTAGAAGAACTTCAGCATTTCGCTGAGGCGCCGCGGTGCAACCCCGGAGGTTTTCACATCTTCCAGAAGAAGGCGCTCCTCGAAGCCCATGAGGATGCGGCCCCGCCGACCCGTGCGGGCTTCGGCTTGCGGAGAGGACAGCACGTCGAGCGCGTACAGCGGCAGTGTCGTCACCAAGGGCAGGTCCTCAAGGGGCACGACCGCCTTAAGGCGCCGCTCGAGGGCGCAGGCCGCAGCGGGGGTGGCGGCGAACAGGATGATTTCTCGCGGCGGCACGCCTTGGGCCAAAAGATCCAGGACGGCCTCCACAAGCCGTTGGGTCTTGCCGCATCCGACGCGCCCCTCGACGGAGTGCACTTCGGCTGCAGAGGCGTAGGGCGACAGGTCCATGGTCGCGTCCTCCCTTCAGGCTTAGGCTGCTACCAGATCGGCGAGCAGGGCGGCGTCCTCTTCCAAAAAGCCCTCGGTCACATTGGCAACGCCCTGGTAAAAGGTCGTGTCGGCGAACCGACGGGTATCGCTAAGGAACACCGGCACCCAGCTGGCGAGGTGGTCGTCCATGAAGTTGCGCTGGGTGTTGATGAGTGAGAAGGCGCGCTCTTCGTCGCCGGCGCGCAGGGCCTTCGCCGCCCGGTGAGCCAGAACGCCCATGAACTCCAGCTCCACGGCCACGTGATCCTCGCCGACGGTCCAGGACTCGGACTTTTCCAGGCCGCAGGAGCGGTAAATGGCGAGCACCTCGTCGCGGGCATCGCTCATGAGCAGGCGCTTTTCCGAAGTGTAGACGGATTCGAAGGGATAGGCCGCCGAATAGGTGTCGATGCCCGAGCCCAGAAACGCGCGGGTATAGTCCACCGACAGCTTCATGAGGGGGTCGACCCAGGCGTTGGAGAGGTACTTGGCGATCTGGTAATAGCCCTCGTCCATGAGTCCGTTGCCCGAAGAGACGGGGTAATCGGTGTCGTTCAGCTGGGCGAGCAGCGCCTCGTCAACCTCTTCGCGGAACAGGCGGGCGAGAAAGCTGTAGGTCTCGCTGCGGCTTTCGCAGAGCGCGGCCAGATCTTCGGCGGTCATGACGCCCTCGTCGTTGGTATCGGTGCCGAGGGCGTCATTCTCGGTGGTTTCGGCAGTCTCGACGATGGTCTCGGCAGCGTCATCTTTGCGGGTCGCGATAGTCATGGTTGCCTCCCTAGTTCTCGTTGTCGGCGTGCAGATACGCGCGGCCGTGCTCGGTGGTGGACCACTGGCCCGTCCATTCCACGGCGCCCGCATGCTCGAGTTTGTCGATGAAGTACATGGCGTAGCGCTTGGGGTTCTGCAGCACCGGTTCGTCGTCCACCACGTCCCCGATCTCACGTAGGCTGGCGCCTCCGTCGCGAGCGCACAGCTCAAGGCAGGTGGTGAAGATGGCGCCGTACTGCGGCTCTGTCTCGTACAGGGCGGCGATCATCTCCATCGGGCGATAGCTGTCCAGCTTGGCGGCCCCTGCCTCGGTCAGGCTCCAGAACACCTCCGGCGCCGGGGCGACGCGCCAGTACTCGACGCCTTCCACTTCCACGCGCAAGGGCTCCTGCTCCACCTCGGCCAGCGGGGTGCCGTTCTCGTCGGTCTGAGCGATGGCCCCGGCGCGTTCGAGCAAGTTGCACAAGGTCAGCGGCTCGTAGACCGAGTGGTGGTGGCGCTTCATCTCGGCGATGACCTCCTCAAGGTCGGCCGTGGGGAGGGGGGATGCGCACGTGCCCATGATGGTGAAGAGCATTTTGTGGAAGGTGGGCATCTGGGCGAACAGTGCGTCGATGCGCTCCTCGGCGGTCTCGCCGTTGTCGAAGGCGACCAGGTCGCGCTGGAACTGAGGGGCGGCTTCGGGGTTCGGCATATTGAAGGGGCCCTCGGCGAGAACCGAGGGGGCCTCATCGTCGGCGTCGGTGTCGTCGTCGAAGGCGAAGGCCTGCAAGGGGTCGAAGTCGGCGGTCAGGTAGCCGTCGAGTATCTCATCGGTTTCGGTGCGGTCAGTCATGGGGCCTCCTCGGTGCGAGTTGTGCGGTGCCACGATCTTAACGAGGCATAAATTTATGCGTCAAGCCTGTTCAGAGGCATGTTCTCATGACGATTTGGCTTGGATGATGCTTGCGCGCCATGAGCTTATTCCGATTCGACATGCTGTCAGATTTCCCGTTGACGGCGCCGCAGCGCGCCCCGATACTGGGCCTCGAAACGCTCCGTCTCGGGCTGGCCTTCGCGGTTGCGCTCGGGACGCATTTGCAGGATGAAGGAGGATGCCATGCTGCCCAAACCGTCGCTCGTGCTTCAGGTGAGGCTTCGGCCCGAGGAGTACTCGGATACCGCTGCTGTCGAGATCAAGCGCAGCTACATGTACCTGGCCCAGTCCGTCGTGTCCGAGCTGGACGAAGGCGAACGTGCCGAGGGCAACCTCATGCGTCTGAACGTCCGCCTCATGAAGCCCTTTTGGGATGCGTCCGACCCTGCTGCTGAACAGCTGTGGCGCGCTTCGTTCATGCCCTGGCTTGTCAACGCCACGCGCAATATGTCCACAGCCATGCACAACTACAACACGGTGCTGCATCCCCTGGGCGCCGGCAACGTGACCTACCAGTGGGCCGACTTCGACTTCGCCCCCCATGCCGTGCTGCGCCTGAAGGTGGACGACGAAAACCGCATTCCGTCTGAAGCGCCGGCTCTCTGCGACAAGGTGCGCACGCTTGCCGCCGAGGGCGTCTTCGACGAGAACGTGGCCCGCATCCGCATCCCCTCCCGGGCGAGCATTGCCGCTCAAGAGGTCGCCTTCGAAGAGGAGCAGGCCTGCTACCGCGCCGCCCTGGCCGCCCAGAATGAGGCGGCCGAAGATGAAGCGGCCGTTCCCGCTGAAACGGCGGCCGAAGGCGAAGGTTCGTTTGAGGCCGACGAGGCGGCTGTTGTTACTGAAGACATCGAAGAGCTTGGTATCGCTCAGCCCTCCGACTTGGCGGACGACGCCGCAGCTGACGCGACCACCGAGGCTCCCGAGGGTGCCAGCGAAGTTCTCGCCGAGCCGGTGTTCAGCCTCGATTATTCCATCTGGGGCATCGAATACACCGACGGCACCGTCGTTGAGCTCGATTCTCGCATTCACTAAGCTTACCCCGGCCCGGATCGCGCTTCCCCTCTTCCCCAACCTCACGATCCGGGCGTCTTTCCCCTCCCTTGAACGGGCAGGACGCCACCCCTCCGGCGCCCTGCCCGTTCGCATCTCCGACTTTTCCCAGAAGGCAGTACTTGTTCGCCGCTTATGCCGCTGCCGCATAAGCAATGCCGAATGGGCATTGCCAGCCCGTCAACCCGGCATCTTCGGAAATTCCTTATGCCACCCCAAGCGCGTAACGTGTACGTCAGAAAAGCTTGCAAGGCGCCCGCTGGCCGCGCCCCAGGGGGACTTCCAAGCTTTCTAAAGAGAGAACCCGAAAGAAGAGAAGGAGGATGAAATGGGCAAGCTGAACATGACGCGCCGGTCTTTCGTCAAGACCGCCGCCGTGTCTGCCGCCGTGGCTGCCGTTGCCGGCGCCGCCAGCCCCACCGCTGCTCTCGCCGAGAACGAGAACGCCGCCGCCACCGAATCGGCGGTCACGCGCATCCGCTCCTGCTGCCGCGGCTGCGGCAAGGTGGAGTGCGGCGTGTGGGTGTACGTGCAGGACGGCAAGGTCATTCGCACCGAGGGCGACGAGGACTGCTTCCTCACCATGGGCAACCACTGCTCCAAGGGCCAGGCGTCCATTCAGGCGGCCTACCACCCCGACCGCATCAAGTACCCCATGAAGCGCACGAACCCCAAGGGCGACGACGATCCCGGCTGGGTGCGCATTTCCTGGGACGAGGCCTACCAGACCATCGCCGACAACATTCTGGAGATCACCGAGAAGTACGGCAACGAGTCCACCTTCACCTGGTGCGGCACGGGCCGTCAGTGGTGCATGCAGTCCGACGCCGGCATGGCGCTGCTTCTGTTCGGCACGCCGAACATCGTGGCCGCCTACCAGGTGTGCAAGGGCCCGCGCCACTTCGCCAGCCGTATCGACAACGTGCAGGCCTGGTCGTGGTCCGAGCTGATCAACCACTCCACGAAGTTCGTGCAGTGGGCCACCGAGCAGTCGCAGTCGAACTACGACGACGCCGCCCGCACCGTGGTGGACGTCGCCCGTTGCGCCGACGCCTTCATCTCGGTGGACCCGCGCCAGACGAACCTGGGACGTACCGCCAAGTACTGGCTGCCGCTGCGCCCCGGCACCGACAACGCGCTGGCGCTCGGCTGGTGCCACCTCATCCTGAAGAACGACCTGTGCGACTGGCAGTTCCTGAAACGTTGGTCGAACTCGCCGTTCATCGTGGTGCCGGACATGGACCCGACCGGCTACGAGGAGCACGTGCAGAACGGCGGCTACCCCTACGCCTACCAGACCCGCCTGCTCACCGAGGCCGACATCGACCCGACCATGGTGGACTGGGAGATCGAAGGCGACGGCGACCCGCAGCGCTACCTCGTCTTCGATCAGCTGAACAACCGCTGGACCTACTGGCAGGCGCACCCGGAGGTGGGCGAGGCCCACTGGGAGGGCGAGAATTGGCAGAAGTCCACGAGCTACTTCGACCAGGATCTCTCCCGTCTGCGCGACGACGAGTCGAAGAAGCCCGGCAAGGTGTACGACCTCTCCGAGTTCAACCCGCTCATCGACCCGGCCATGTACGGCGAATTCGATGTGAAGCTGAAGGACGGCACCACCCATAAGGGACGCCCTGTGTGGGATATTTGGGCCGAGTACCTGGAGGGCTTCACCCCCGAGAAGGTGAGCGAGATCACCGAGGTGGACGCGCAGCTGCTGACCGACGCCTGCCTGGAGTGGGCCACCCGCGACGATCCGCGCATCCCCAACGGCGGCATCAACTACGGCCTGGCCATCGAGCATCACGGCATGTCCACGCAGAACTGTCGCGCCATCATGGCCGCCTGCGCCATGGTGGGCGCCATCGACACCCCCGGCGGCCAGCGCGGCGCCACCAACGGCTGGACCACCCAGTCGGGCCCCACGTCCATGTACCCTGGCGCCGACGGCGGCTCGAACCCCGCCTCCTTCGTGCGCGCGCCGTTCTTCGGGCTGTACAACCGCATCGCCGGCTACGAGAAGTTCCCCATGCTGTACTGGTACGCCGTGTGGGCCGACTGCAACTCGGTCATGGAGTACATGCACCGCGATGCGAACGCCCCCTACGAGATTCACGCGGGCATGATCGGCTCCGGCGACCATATGAACATGGCTAACGCCAGCTACAACTGGGAGGCCCTGCTCATGCTGGACTTCCTCTTCGAGGCGAACCTGTGGCATTCGCCCACCTCGGGCGCGGCCGACATCCTTTTGCCGGTGTGCCACTGGACCGAGATGAACGCCCAGCGCATCGCCCAGGGCTCCGGCGGCTCCTTCAGCCTGTGCGTGCGCGCCGTCGACCCTCCGGGAGAGTGCAAGAGCGATCCTTTGTACTTCCTGGAGCTCGGCCCCTACTTCGGCGTGCCCTTCTCCACCGATCCGGAGGATCCCTACTGGGAGAAGAAGTCGGCCGAGACCGGCAAGTCTGTGGACCTGCTCGCCCTGGAGTACGAGTGCCTCGACGCCGAGCACGGCGGCGGCTGCGCTCCCTATGACTCCTGGGACGACTTCGTGGCCGCCTACCAGGAGCACGGCACCTGGAACATGAAGGAAGTGTTCCCGGACGACTGGGGCTCCTACCGCCGCTACGAGATCGGCCAGGCCTACCGCAAGGCGCCTCATCAGCAGCCGACGAAGCTGGACATCAACATTCCCGGCTTCCCCACGCCGACCATGAAGCACGAGTTGTGGGCCACCACCATCGAGTCCCACTTCCCCGAGGGCTCCGACGGCCCCGAGGTGACGCCGGGCTTCCACACCGAGGCGCTGCCCTACTATGTGGAGGGCATCCACTCCCGGGTGCGCGACGCCGAGACCTACGAGGAGTACCCGATTCTCTGCATTACCGGCCGCCGCATCCCCGTGTACTTCCACAGCGAGCATCGCCAGCTGCCCTGGTGCCGCGAGCTGTGGCCGGTGCCCCGCATGGAGATCAACCCTGAGACGGCCGCCGAGCTCGGCCTGGAGCAGGGCGACTGGGCCTGGATCGAAAGCCCCTGGGGCAAGGTGCGCCAGACCGTGGACCTCTACTACGGCATCGCGCCCGGCACCATCAACTGCGAGCATCAGTGGTGGTATCCGGAGCTGGCCCAGGCCGACAAGGGCTTCAAACTGTCCTGCATCAACTGCATCGTCGACCGCACGGCCCAGGACAAGTACAACGGCTCGTCCACGGTGCGCGGCTATCCGGTGAAGGTGTACAAGGCCACGCCCGAGAACAGCCCCTTCGGCAACCCCGTGCCCTGCGGCAACGACGGCACCGAGATCATCCACGACTCGTCCGATCCGCGCCTGAAGCTGTGGGCCATTGGCGCCGAGGGCATTCACCCCGACAAGTTCGACGCGTAAGAGAAAGGAGTGGGAGAAATGACACAGCTTGCTATTTGCACCGACCTCGACCGGTGCGTGGGATGCCTTGCCTGCAG
Proteins encoded in this window:
- a CDS encoding TorD/DmsD family molecular chaperone, which gives rise to MTIATRKDDAAETIVETAETTENDALGTDTNDEGVMTAEDLAALCESRSETYSFLARLFREEVDEALLAQLNDTDYPVSSGNGLMDEGYYQIAKYLSNAWVDPLMKLSVDYTRAFLGSGIDTYSAAYPFESVYTSEKRLLMSDARDEVLAIYRSCGLEKSESWTVGEDHVAVELEFMGVLAHRAAKALRAGDEERAFSLINTQRNFMDDHLASWVPVFLSDTRRFADTTFYQGVANVTEGFLEEDAALLADLVAA
- a CDS encoding molybdopterin-containing oxidoreductase family protein: MGKLNMTRRSFVKTAAVSAAVAAVAGAASPTAALAENENAAATESAVTRIRSCCRGCGKVECGVWVYVQDGKVIRTEGDEDCFLTMGNHCSKGQASIQAAYHPDRIKYPMKRTNPKGDDDPGWVRISWDEAYQTIADNILEITEKYGNESTFTWCGTGRQWCMQSDAGMALLLFGTPNIVAAYQVCKGPRHFASRIDNVQAWSWSELINHSTKFVQWATEQSQSNYDDAARTVVDVARCADAFISVDPRQTNLGRTAKYWLPLRPGTDNALALGWCHLILKNDLCDWQFLKRWSNSPFIVVPDMDPTGYEEHVQNGGYPYAYQTRLLTEADIDPTMVDWEIEGDGDPQRYLVFDQLNNRWTYWQAHPEVGEAHWEGENWQKSTSYFDQDLSRLRDDESKKPGKVYDLSEFNPLIDPAMYGEFDVKLKDGTTHKGRPVWDIWAEYLEGFTPEKVSEITEVDAQLLTDACLEWATRDDPRIPNGGINYGLAIEHHGMSTQNCRAIMAACAMVGAIDTPGGQRGATNGWTTQSGPTSMYPGADGGSNPASFVRAPFFGLYNRIAGYEKFPMLYWYAVWADCNSVMEYMHRDANAPYEIHAGMIGSGDHMNMANASYNWEALLMLDFLFEANLWHSPTSGAADILLPVCHWTEMNAQRIAQGSGGSFSLCVRAVDPPGECKSDPLYFLELGPYFGVPFSTDPEDPYWEKKSAETGKSVDLLALEYECLDAEHGGGCAPYDSWDDFVAAYQEHGTWNMKEVFPDDWGSYRRYEIGQAYRKAPHQQPTKLDINIPGFPTPTMKHELWATTIESHFPEGSDGPEVTPGFHTEALPYYVEGIHSRVRDAETYEEYPILCITGRRIPVYFHSEHRQLPWCRELWPVPRMEINPETAAELGLEQGDWAWIESPWGKVRQTVDLYYGIAPGTINCEHQWWYPELAQADKGFKLSCINCIVDRTAQDKYNGSSTVRGYPVKVYKATPENSPFGNPVPCGNDGTEIIHDSSDPRLKLWAIGAEGIHPDKFDA